In the Granulosicoccus antarcticus IMCC3135 genome, CGCCCTGACTGACGTGCAGAGTGGCCTGGTAAATACTAATCGTCGCCGTCTTCTTCGCCCGGCATGGGTATCTTGACCGGTCGGCTTGGCACCACGGTAGAGATAGCGTGTTTGTATACCATCTGATTGACGGTGTTCTTGAGTAGAACGACGAACTGATCAAACGACTCAATTTGACCTTGCAGCTTGATTCCATTAACAAGATAGATCGATACTGGAATGCGTTCTTTACGCAAGGTATTCAGGAACGGTTCCTGAAGAGACTGCCCTTTCGCCATTTCTTATATCCTTACGGGATGTGCTTTGATCGCGCAGCGGCCCACACAGCAAAACAATTGCAGGCGCCAGCGGTTTGGGAACAGAACCCTGATTGTCGCTTGTAAGACTGCATCATGTCAACGTTGTGTGATGAGTCGCCCGTAATTAGTACGACAGAAATGACCGATTCTGGTGCTGCCGACAGGCCCATTAAGTCTCGGTTCAGTCGCTCAACGGTAATCTGGCCGCATGATTCGACTAAGCGAGACAACACGCTCATGCCCACACATCTTGAATTCACCCGCTCAAAACCGACAAACACACACAGGCAGATACCGCAAACCGCCGGCAGAAACCACATCGTACCCTCTCTCAAACTGACACTGATCGGCCTGCTAGCCCTGCTTCCATGGGCTCCGGCACACGCACAATCACTGATTCCAGCGCCAACAGAAGGCATTTATATCAGCACTGAGCAGTCAACACTGCACGCCGACACACTCGCCTCTGCCCTACCTGACATCGAGCGACAGGATCCGGCCCTCCTTCTTCTACAAGACGCAGCCAGCCCCAAAACCGATCTCCGCAATGCCCTCTGGTTTGATGACGATGCCTGGATCACCGAGCTTGGCACATTGCTCTATAACGATGAAGATCGTGACGGCTACCATTCAAGCATCAGCCTGACCATTGATGCCGATACTGTCAGTAATTACATGGAGGTCTATGTAACCATTGACCTGCAGCGCATACCCGGTACACGCGAACGGTTGCACACCAGTGACAATTTTTCGATCTATCAGAGCTCACTGTCTGACGAATACCAGATCGATTTCGACTTACTGCAAAACTACCCGGCAGGTTTCTACAACCTGTTTATCGAGTTACATGACGCCTATGATCAGAGCGTTCTGGATCGTGTCAGCGCGACGGATTTCAGCAATCTATCCAGGCTACCGCTCGAATCCGAAGACCTGGACTACGTTTACGACCCGGCACCCTATGAACCTCAACACCCACCGGCAAATGACGACGTCTATGCAACCGAGTACGCCGGCAGTGCTGGTTTTCTTACGATACTTTGCCTGACGCTGGTTCTGGGCGTGCGCCGAGGCATGCGCAACTGATCGGATCAAGAGCTCAGCTACTTCAATTCCACTGTGATTGATCTTTATCATAAGAAGCGTTTTCAGGTTGTGCCTGTTAGCACTTATACTGATTCCATCGCTGTGTAGTGCAGCCTGTTTCAGTTAGTTGAGGACGCTAATTCGATGACCACTTATCAAGAGGAATTTCAACGCTCTCTGGACGACCCGGCCGCTTACTGGCTTGAACGGGCAAAAGATGTTCATTGGAGCACCCCGCCAAGCCAGGGCATCGACAGTAGCAGATCGCCACTTAACACCTGGTTTGCGGATGGAGAAATCAACGCCTGCTACAACGCTCTGGATGTCCATGTGGAAAACGGGCGTGGAGATCAGCCTGCGCTGATACACGACAGTCCGGTCAGCAGCTCCCAATCCACACTCAGCTACCGGGAGCTACTCGATCAGGTTGCCTTGTTTGCAGGCGTACTCAAAGCCTCGGGAATCGATCGTGGAGATCGAGTCATGGTCTACATGCCAATGATCCCTCAGGCTGTCATCGCCATTCTGGCCTGCGCTCGAATCGGCGCTGTCCACACCGTGGTTTTCGGCGGCTTCGCGGCCAAAGAACTCGCTATTCGCATTGACGATTGCAGCCCCAAGGTCATCGTCAGTGCCTCCTGTGGAATTGAACCTGGCCGCATCGTCGAGTACGAACCGCTGGTTGCCGAAGCCATGCAACTGGCTTCGAACAAGGTCGATTCGTGCATCGTGTTTCAACGCTCGCAATGCCAATGGCCCATTGTCGAGGGGCGAGACCAGGACTGGGACACTTCAATGGCATCTGCCACCCCCAGTGACTGCGTTCCTCTCAGGAGCACTGAACCTCTTTATATTCTGTACACATCGGGCACCACCGGCTCACCCAAGGGTGTCGTCAAGGATATTGGCGGAACAGTGGTCTCTCTTAAATGGACCATGTCGTCCATCTACAACGTCAAACCAGGAGATGTTTACTGGGCGGCCTCTGATATTGGCTGGGTCGTCGGTCACTCCTATATTATTTATGGCCCTCTGTTTCAGGGTTGCACAACGGTTATGTATGAAGGCAAGCCTGTTGGCACTCCGGATGCCGGTGCATTCTGGCGAGTCATCGAACAGCACAAGGTCAAGGTTCTGTTCACGGCTCCGACAGCCTTCCGCGCCATCAAACGGGTAGACCCGAACGGTGAGATGCTGAAGGACTACGATCTCTCAAGTTTGCAAGCTCTCTACCTGGCTGGTGAGCGTTGTGATCCGGACACCCTGCAATGGGCTCAGGACAAGTTAAAGGTCCCGGTCATTGATCACTGGTGGCAAACGGAAACCGGCTACGCTATTTGCGCCAACTGCCAGGGCATCGAAGCGCTGCCCATTATCGCTGGCTCACCCTCAGTCGCGGTACCAGGTTATGACGTGCAGGTCCTGAACAGTGAAGCTGAACGGATGCCAGCCGGAGAAATAGGCTCCATTGTCGTCAAACTTCCCTTGCCACCAGGCACTTTCATCAACTTGTGGGGCGCTGAAGATCGCTTCAAATCAGCCTATTTCGAACGCTTT is a window encoding:
- a CDS encoding propionyl-CoA synthetase, whose protein sequence is MTTYQEEFQRSLDDPAAYWLERAKDVHWSTPPSQGIDSSRSPLNTWFADGEINACYNALDVHVENGRGDQPALIHDSPVSSSQSTLSYRELLDQVALFAGVLKASGIDRGDRVMVYMPMIPQAVIAILACARIGAVHTVVFGGFAAKELAIRIDDCSPKVIVSASCGIEPGRIVEYEPLVAEAMQLASNKVDSCIVFQRSQCQWPIVEGRDQDWDTSMASATPSDCVPLRSTEPLYILYTSGTTGSPKGVVKDIGGTVVSLKWTMSSIYNVKPGDVYWAASDIGWVVGHSYIIYGPLFQGCTTVMYEGKPVGTPDAGAFWRVIEQHKVKVLFTAPTAFRAIKRVDPNGEMLKDYDLSSLQALYLAGERCDPDTLQWAQDKLKVPVIDHWWQTETGYAICANCQGIEALPIIAGSPSVAVPGYDVQVLNSEAERMPAGEIGSIVVKLPLPPGTFINLWGAEDRFKSAYFERFPGYYETGDAGFIDENGYVFVMARTDDVINVAGHRLSTGAMEEALSNHPDVAECAVMGVHDELKGQLPVGLVILNDGCTRPHEDITAELIKQVRNSIGPVAAFKLVAVVDKLPKTRSGKILRGTLRSIADSTDWKMPATIEDPTVLEDITQSLRSLGLAREPA
- the hfq gene encoding RNA chaperone Hfq, whose translation is MAKGQSLQEPFLNTLRKERIPVSIYLVNGIKLQGQIESFDQFVVLLKNTVNQMVYKHAISTVVPSRPVKIPMPGEEDGDD
- a CDS encoding choice-of-anchor H family protein produces the protein MPTHLEFTRSKPTNTHRQIPQTAGRNHIVPSLKLTLIGLLALLPWAPAHAQSLIPAPTEGIYISTEQSTLHADTLASALPDIERQDPALLLLQDAASPKTDLRNALWFDDDAWITELGTLLYNDEDRDGYHSSISLTIDADTVSNYMEVYVTIDLQRIPGTRERLHTSDNFSIYQSSLSDEYQIDFDLLQNYPAGFYNLFIELHDAYDQSVLDRVSATDFSNLSRLPLESEDLDYVYDPAPYEPQHPPANDDVYATEYAGSAGFLTILCLTLVLGVRRGMRN